The following coding sequences lie in one uncultured Mailhella sp. genomic window:
- the nrdD gene encoding anaerobic ribonucleoside-triphosphate reductase yields the protein MNDAACIGRGVPFERIRRITGYLVGTTDRFNNAKRAEESDRVKHCTLEPVNSSAERE from the coding sequence ATGAATGACGCTGCATGCATCGGCCGCGGCGTGCCGTTTGAGCGCATCCGCCGCATCACCGGCTACCTCGTCGGCACGACGGACAGATTCAACAACGCCAAACGAGCAGAAGAGAGCGACCGCGTGAAACACTGCACCCTCGAACCCGTGAACTCCTCCGCAGAAAGGGAATAG
- a CDS encoding glycosyl hydrolase 108 family protein, with protein MGNFEKAHDFTSLWEGGRVGHVADSGGSAHDGGCLAALHGQEDQGDTGEDNNIEGDIDADESALTPEGAVRSMRRRFWDALSLDDVKPLCAVVMYDTAVNMGADCACRLVQKALGLRADGVWGPVTLAALRTCSDRKTAVAVCHLRRARYHELVNGNGSLKPFLDGWLRRVDSLEKTVEAANG; from the coding sequence ATGGGAAATTTTGAAAAAGCACATGACTTCACATCGTTGTGGGAAGGCGGACGCGTCGGGCATGTTGCCGATTCCGGCGGCTCCGCACATGACGGCGGCTGTCTGGCCGCTCTCCATGGGCAGGAAGATCAGGGCGATACTGGCGAAGACAACAACATTGAAGGCGATATCGACGCCGACGAGTCTGCCCTCACGCCGGAAGGCGCCGTCAGGAGCATGCGCCGCAGGTTCTGGGACGCCCTGAGCCTCGACGACGTGAAGCCGCTCTGCGCCGTGGTGATGTACGACACCGCCGTGAACATGGGGGCCGACTGCGCCTGTCGCCTTGTGCAGAAGGCTCTCGGCCTGCGCGCGGACGGCGTATGGGGGCCCGTGACCCTTGCCGCGCTGCGCACCTGCAGCGACCGCAAGACCGCCGTGGCCGTCTGTCACCTGCGCCGGGCCCGCTACCACGAACTCGTCAACGGCAACGGCAGCCTGAAACCCTTTCTCGACGGGTGGCTCCGTCGCGTGGATTCCCTTGAAAAAACCGTGGAAGCCGCCAACGGCTGA
- a CDS encoding ADP-ribosylglycohydrolase family protein, with the protein MERSADVVRRAWGCLLGQIAGDSLGSQVEFKDEEKVRAMYPAGMDELEGSALYRTLPGQPTDDSEMALALARTLAEEGTFNAGRIFAAYKSWLGSHPVDFAHSVFRALHGKPDARSEANCALMRVSPLGVFGARFIPETSLPCDDGGEPDMAVLNEDAGMRTLARWAMEEAALTCPHPLCRAANVAYVTALAYGVRSGSPKDMHRAALTATAALSRWNDDMPQAELSRVLDCLERAAFERPAEYQNDMSHVLTTLQNGFWQLLHASDAGQGVRDTVMKGGDAAANGAVAGALLGAALDIDSFPPQWADAVLACRPTADRADVPQPRPEMFWPLDFMPLAEKLLG; encoded by the coding sequence ATGGAAAGAAGCGCTGACGTCGTGCGCCGCGCATGGGGATGTCTGCTCGGGCAGATTGCCGGAGATTCTCTGGGCAGTCAGGTGGAATTCAAGGACGAGGAAAAGGTCAGGGCCATGTATCCCGCCGGGATGGACGAGCTGGAAGGCAGCGCCCTGTACCGCACGCTGCCCGGACAGCCTACGGACGACTCGGAAATGGCGCTGGCGCTGGCCCGCACGCTTGCCGAGGAGGGCACGTTCAACGCCGGGCGGATTTTTGCGGCCTATAAATCCTGGCTCGGCAGTCATCCCGTGGATTTTGCGCATTCGGTGTTCCGGGCGCTTCACGGCAAGCCGGATGCCCGAAGCGAGGCCAACTGCGCGCTCATGCGCGTCAGTCCTCTGGGCGTGTTCGGCGCGAGGTTCATTCCTGAAACGTCTCTTCCCTGCGACGACGGCGGAGAACCCGACATGGCCGTGCTCAACGAGGATGCCGGCATGAGAACGCTTGCCCGCTGGGCCATGGAGGAAGCGGCGCTGACCTGTCCGCATCCTTTGTGCCGGGCGGCGAACGTCGCATACGTGACGGCGCTGGCCTACGGCGTGCGGAGCGGATCTCCGAAGGACATGCATCGTGCGGCGCTGACGGCGACGGCGGCTCTTTCCCGCTGGAACGACGACATGCCGCAGGCAGAACTCTCCCGCGTACTGGACTGCCTGGAACGCGCGGCGTTTGAGCGCCCTGCCGAGTATCAGAACGACATGAGTCACGTGCTGACCACGCTGCAGAACGGATTCTGGCAGCTTCTCCATGCTTCCGACGCCGGGCAGGGCGTGCGCGACACCGTGATGAAGGGCGGCGACGCCGCAGCCAACGGCGCTGTGGCCGGAGCGCTGCTCGGCGCGGCTCTGGACATTGATTCTTTTCCGCCGCAGTGGGCGGATGCCGTGCTGGCCTGTCGTCCGACGGCTGATCGCGCCGACGTGCCTCAGCCCAGGCCGGAAATGTTCTGGCCGCTGGACTTCATGCCTCTGGCGGAAAAACTTCTGGGATGA